One Glycine soja cultivar W05 chromosome 2, ASM419377v2, whole genome shotgun sequence genomic region harbors:
- the LOC114390695 gene encoding zinc finger CCCH domain-containing protein 32-like: MDLYGRAPARNGSNPLNQPEWGTDTALEESMWHLTLGGVESYPERPGVPNCVYYMRTGVCGYGDRCRFNHPRDRAAVAAAVRATGDYPERVGEPPCQYYLKTGTCKFGASCKFHHPKNGGGYLSQAPLNIYGYPLRLGEKECSYYLKTGQCKFGISCKFHHPQPAGTSLPTSAPQFYQQVQSPTVPLPEQYGGASTSLRVARPPVLPGSYVQGAYGPVLLSPGVVQFPGWSHYSAPVSPVLSPGTQPAVGATSLYGVTQLSSPTSAFARPYTPLSSTTGPSGSSLKDRFFPERPGEPECQYYLRTGDCKFGLACRYHHPRDHIVAPLLSPVGLPLRPVH; the protein is encoded by the exons ATGGACTTGTACGGTCGGGCCCCCGCCAGAAATGGATCCAACCCGCTGAACCAGCCCGAATGGGGCACCGACACTGCTCTCGAAG AATCGATGTGGCATTTGACGCTGGGTGGTGTCGAATCTTACCCGGAGCGACCCGGCGTGCCGAATTGTGTGTATTACATGCGGACTGGTGTGTGTGGATATGGTGACAGGTGTCGTTTCAATCACCCTCGCGATCGTGCTGCG GTTGCTGCGGCAGTAAGAGCTACAGGGGACTACCCAGAAAGGGTGGGGGAACCTCCGTGTCag TATTATTTAAAGACCGGAACCTGTAAATTTGGTGCATCTTGTAAATTCCACCATCCAAAAAATGGAGGTGGATATTTAAGCCAAGCTCCACTAAATATTTATGGATACCCGTTACGGCTG GGTGAGAAAGAGTGCTCCTACTATTTGAAAACGGGGCAGTGCAAATTTGGTATATCTTGTAAATTCCATCATCCTCAACCTGCTGGCACATCATTGCCAACTTCTGCACCTCAATTTTATCAACAGGTGCAGTCTCCTACAGTTCCTCTTCCTGAACAGTATGGAGGAGCTTCCACAAGCTTGAGAGTGGCCAGGCCTCCTGTATTGCCTGGTTCATATGTACAAGGGGCGTATGGTCCTGTACTTCTTTCTCCAGGGGTTGTCCAATTTCCTGGATGGAGTCATTATTCG GCACCTGTAAGTCCTGTGCTATCTCCTGGCACTCAACCTGCTGTTGGGGCCACTTCTTTATACGGAGTGACCCAGTTGTCATCGCCAACATCAGCTTTTGCTAGACCATATACTCCTCTGTCCTCTACTACCGGCCCTTCAGGAAGCAGCCTGAAGGATCGATTTTTTCCTGAAAGACCCGGTGAACCCGAATGCCAATACTATCTGAGAACAGGGGACTGTAAATTTGGATTAGCTTGTCGATATCATCATCCTCGGGACCATATTGTGGCACCGCTTCTTAGCCCCGTTGGACTTCCTTTACGTCCG GTGCACTAG